Proteins encoded by one window of Salmonirosea aquatica:
- the bamA gene encoding outer membrane protein assembly factor BamA, with the protein MRNMKIFTRLSTSTLGKILAFVLVCSLSGHAQRIGLGSGVTKPAEKQTPVLDYAEPKEYEIVEVTVSGTQFLDPNSMVSISGLKVGDKIRVPGPAISSSIKRMMDFGTLDDVEILYTKIEDGKIWLNIHIKERPRLYKVTFSGLRKGERETLNDKVKLIKGRVITPTVIKNTQLLIKKHFMDKGFYNTTVKAVQIPDTTRGQATLNFTVNKGNKVKIDEIEIIGNEAISDATLKRKLKKTKEKKLWHLFTPSKYIPKTYDEDKEKLIAYYRKNGYRDATIEYDSIRNGGEESIGIVIKIDEGPKYYYRSISWTGNYLHSTEQLNTILGLAKGDVYNPEELDKKINGIPGGDVSSLYMDDGYLYFSATPVETSILKDSIDIEIRIREGKQATINRIILNGNTKTSDRVVLRELFTLPGQKFSKTELINTNRQLAQMGYFDPEKIKINPIPNQADGTVDIEYTVEEKPSDQIELSGGWGGYIGFVGTLGLVFNNFSLRNIPNRSTWRPLPSGDGQKLSVRFQANGRQYQTYSLSFSEPWLGGKKPINFGVALTRTVYRISNPYDIYTRPSGSKQTFYGSYYNNGITFSLGRRLKVPDRFMVLSHSLSLQQYRLDSLDFFRIGYSNGKSYNVTFNTTLSRNTLTDFQYPRGGSSISLAATFTPPYSVFRKNNFTDAQDKFKLVEYHKWMFDASWYATITGKLVLSARAHMGFLGSYGDKVGMSPFGRFIVGGSGLAGQGSFALADQDIIGLRGYGDRKVGPLDPSGQLLGGGGVVYNKYVMELRYPVSLNPQATIFLLSFLEGGNNWGSYRDFNPFDIKRSAGAGARIFMPAFGLLGIDWGYGFDKIQGSSVRSGGQFHFTIGQQIR; encoded by the coding sequence ATGAGGAATATGAAAATATTTACCCGATTGAGTACAAGTACGCTGGGAAAAATCCTGGCCTTCGTGCTGGTATGTTCCCTGTCTGGGCACGCCCAGCGCATTGGTCTGGGAAGTGGCGTCACCAAACCTGCTGAAAAGCAGACACCTGTGCTCGATTATGCCGAGCCGAAAGAATATGAGATTGTGGAAGTGACGGTTTCAGGTACCCAATTCCTGGATCCCAACTCTATGGTGTCCATTTCGGGGTTGAAGGTAGGCGATAAAATTCGCGTACCAGGCCCAGCCATTTCTTCGTCCATCAAGCGTATGATGGATTTTGGTACCCTCGATGATGTAGAGATTCTCTACACGAAAATAGAAGACGGCAAAATCTGGCTTAATATCCATATCAAAGAGCGGCCCCGCTTGTACAAGGTTACTTTTTCGGGGCTCCGTAAGGGTGAGCGTGAAACTCTAAACGATAAGGTGAAACTGATCAAAGGGCGCGTGATTACCCCTACCGTGATTAAAAACACCCAATTGCTGATCAAAAAGCATTTCATGGACAAAGGCTTTTACAACACCACCGTGAAGGCCGTACAAATTCCGGACACCACACGCGGGCAGGCCACACTCAACTTCACGGTCAACAAAGGGAATAAAGTCAAGATCGACGAAATAGAAATCATCGGCAACGAAGCCATCAGCGATGCCACATTGAAGCGCAAGCTGAAAAAGACTAAGGAGAAAAAACTGTGGCACTTGTTCACTCCCTCCAAATACATTCCCAAGACTTACGACGAGGACAAAGAAAAACTGATCGCTTATTACCGCAAAAACGGCTATAGAGATGCTACCATTGAGTACGATAGCATCAGAAATGGGGGCGAAGAAAGTATCGGCATCGTTATAAAAATTGACGAAGGACCCAAGTACTACTACCGTTCTATCAGTTGGACGGGCAACTACCTGCATTCGACCGAGCAACTTAACACGATTCTAGGCTTGGCCAAAGGCGATGTATACAATCCTGAAGAACTGGACAAAAAAATAAATGGTATTCCAGGTGGCGATGTCAGCTCTCTGTACATGGACGACGGCTATCTGTATTTCAGCGCTACACCGGTTGAAACTTCCATTTTGAAAGATTCCATCGATATCGAAATACGCATTCGGGAAGGTAAGCAGGCGACCATTAACCGCATTATCCTGAATGGCAACACCAAGACCAGCGACCGCGTGGTACTGCGCGAGCTATTTACGTTGCCGGGCCAGAAATTCAGTAAGACCGAGCTGATTAACACCAATCGCCAGCTGGCGCAGATGGGGTACTTCGATCCCGAAAAGATCAAGATCAATCCCATACCAAACCAGGCCGACGGTACGGTGGATATTGAATACACGGTAGAAGAAAAACCCTCCGACCAGATCGAACTTTCGGGCGGATGGGGTGGCTATATCGGCTTCGTGGGTACTCTGGGTCTGGTATTCAATAATTTTTCGCTCCGTAATATACCCAACCGCTCCACCTGGCGACCGTTGCCCTCGGGCGATGGACAGAAGCTTTCGGTGCGTTTTCAGGCCAATGGACGTCAGTACCAGACCTACTCACTGTCGTTTAGCGAGCCGTGGCTGGGCGGTAAAAAACCCATCAATTTCGGCGTTGCGTTGACCCGCACAGTGTACCGGATCTCGAACCCTTACGATATTTATACCCGTCCCAGCGGTAGCAAGCAGACTTTTTATGGTTCGTACTATAACAACGGCATCACGTTTTCGCTCGGCCGTCGCCTGAAGGTACCTGATCGGTTTATGGTGCTGAGCCATTCACTCTCGTTGCAACAGTACCGACTGGATAGCCTCGACTTTTTCCGTATCGGGTACAGCAACGGCAAGTCGTACAATGTTACGTTCAACACGACTCTGTCGCGCAATACCCTCACCGATTTTCAGTACCCGCGCGGTGGGTCGTCCATCTCGTTGGCCGCTACCTTCACGCCCCCCTATTCAGTGTTTCGTAAGAACAATTTTACCGATGCGCAGGATAAGTTCAAACTGGTCGAGTACCACAAGTGGATGTTCGATGCCAGTTGGTACGCTACCATTACGGGCAAGCTAGTGCTGAGTGCCCGTGCCCACATGGGATTCCTGGGTAGTTACGGTGACAAGGTGGGGATGAGCCCCTTCGGGCGCTTTATTGTGGGGGGCTCCGGGCTGGCCGGCCAAGGTTCTTTCGCCCTGGCCGATCAGGATATCATCGGTCTGCGAGGCTATGGCGACCGCAAGGTAGGTCCCCTGGACCCCAGCGGGCAGCTGCTAGGCGGTGGTGGGGTCGTGTATAATAAGTACGTCATGGAGTTGCGCTATCCGGTATCCCTCAATCCGCAGGCGACTATATTCTTGCTCAGCTTCCTCGAAGGAGGTAACAACTGGGGCTCATACCGGGATTTCAATCCCTTCGACATCAAACGTTCGGCCGGCGCCGGTGCCCGTATTTTTATGCCTGCCTTTGGCTTGCTGGGCATCGACTGGGGTTATGGATTTGACAAAATACAAGGTTCCAGTGTGCGCAGCGGCGGGCAGTTCCACTTCACGATCGGGCAGCAGATACGATAA
- a CDS encoding OmpH family outer membrane protein: MKKIVFLVLLSSVLAFHAQAQKFGYVDMEYITSKMPEYQKAVREMDQFSERWAKEIQEKFVEIDRLQRTYMAEEVLLTDELKRKRQNEIKEKELEAREYNDRVFGMDGMMFEKKKELMKPVMERVQRSLEKVCDQRRLDFLFDKSSGIVLVYTNPKHDYTDYVMEDLGIETKPAAAASAVPSDPTSTNPINQNSITKKPK, encoded by the coding sequence ATGAAGAAGATCGTATTTTTAGTACTTTTGTCGTCCGTTTTGGCGTTCCATGCGCAAGCTCAGAAGTTTGGGTATGTAGATATGGAATACATTACTAGCAAAATGCCTGAATACCAGAAGGCTGTCAGGGAGATGGATCAGTTCTCGGAACGCTGGGCTAAGGAGATTCAGGAAAAATTTGTGGAAATAGATCGTTTGCAAAGAACCTACATGGCCGAAGAGGTACTTTTAACGGACGAGCTTAAACGCAAGCGGCAGAACGAAATCAAAGAAAAAGAGCTCGAAGCCCGTGAGTACAACGACAGGGTCTTTGGCATGGACGGCATGATGTTTGAGAAAAAGAAAGAACTCATGAAACCCGTGATGGAACGTGTGCAAAGGTCGCTCGAAAAAGTTTGTGACCAGCGTAGGCTCGATTTCCTGTTTGATAAATCCAGTGGTATTGTCCTGGTATATACCAATCCCAAGCACGACTATACGGATTATGTCATGGAAGACCTGGGTATTGAAACGAAGCCCGCCGCTGCCGCATCAGCAGTACCCTCTGACCCAACGAGTACCAATCCAATCAATCAAAATAGTATAACCAAAAAACCTAAATAA
- a CDS encoding OmpH family outer membrane protein, with product MKKQVIAMMMVFALACTPLLAQTTASATTPVKIGYTNVEFIVENHPDYKKIENELSITRSQLDKALQDKYKEFQEKLDNYNKNAGSMADVLRTDKEKELQTMQNSIQELQRNSETSLQNKYQQLMKPLMDKVNEAIKVVGKQNNYLYILNSDAGPNTTPILLYVGSEEDNVSNLIFKQLGVDPPKEVTTETPVATPSKASTAPPKK from the coding sequence ATGAAAAAACAAGTAATTGCCATGATGATGGTTTTCGCGCTGGCCTGTACCCCTCTGCTCGCCCAGACGACTGCCTCAGCCACGACTCCCGTTAAAATTGGCTATACCAATGTGGAATTTATTGTAGAAAATCATCCTGATTATAAAAAAATCGAAAATGAGCTTTCAATCACTAGATCCCAGCTCGATAAGGCATTACAGGACAAGTACAAGGAGTTCCAGGAAAAGCTCGATAACTATAACAAAAATGCCGGCAGTATGGCTGACGTGCTGCGCACCGATAAGGAAAAAGAACTCCAAACTATGCAGAACTCGATTCAGGAGTTACAACGCAATTCGGAGACTTCCCTGCAAAACAAGTACCAGCAATTGATGAAGCCTTTGATGGATAAAGTCAATGAAGCAATTAAAGTAGTGGGGAAACAAAACAACTATCTTTATATTCTCAATTCAGATGCTGGCCCAAACACGACTCCGATTCTGCTCTATGTAGGTTCGGAAGAGGACAATGTGTCAAATTTAATATTTAAGCAACTAGGTGTAGATCCTCCCAAAGAAGTAACTACCGAAACTCCCGTTGCGACACCATCAAAAGCGAGTACTGCACCTCCTAAAAAGTAA
- a CDS encoding OmpH family outer membrane protein, whose protein sequence is MKKQLIALIAIFTIACAPLTAQTTSSGVPPTKIGYTNVDFILRQLPEAKKITDELSITGAQLDKALQDKQKEFQEKLDNYNKNASNMADVIRADKEKELQGLQTSIQELQRNSEASLQTKYQQLVEPVLLKINTAINAVGEANNYRYIVNSDAGLNTTPILLYIGSEDNNVTDMVLKQMGVDPKATEAPAPAATKPAATTPPKK, encoded by the coding sequence ATGAAAAAGCAATTAATCGCCCTGATAGCTATCTTTACTATAGCCTGTGCTCCCCTTACTGCGCAGACTACTTCTTCTGGGGTACCACCTACTAAGATAGGCTATACCAATGTTGATTTTATTCTTCGTCAGCTTCCCGAAGCCAAGAAAATTACGGATGAATTATCAATTACTGGAGCGCAGCTTGACAAAGCTTTACAAGATAAACAGAAGGAATTCCAAGAGAAACTGGACAACTATAACAAAAATGCTTCCAATATGGCCGATGTAATTCGTGCCGATAAAGAGAAAGAATTGCAGGGTTTGCAAACCTCTATTCAGGAATTGCAACGTAACTCTGAGGCTTCATTGCAGACTAAGTATCAGCAATTGGTTGAACCTGTATTACTCAAAATTAATACAGCAATCAATGCTGTGGGCGAGGCTAATAACTACCGTTACATCGTGAATTCGGATGCGGGTTTGAATACAACCCCAATTTTGCTTTATATTGGTTCAGAAGACAATAATGTTACGGACATGGTCTTGAAGCAAATGGGCGTAGATCCTAAGGCTACCGAAGCTCCGGCCCCTGCCGCCACTAAGCCCGCGGCCACGACGCCTCCCAAGAAGTAA